The window GCCTGTAGCATGCCCAAGCTGTCCGCATGCAGGCTTCTGGAAAGAACCAACCTCCCCACCTGGCCTGGCCTGTCCCTGGAGCCCTGCCGGCCCCTGGAGGGGCTGGGTCACCTGGCTCCCTTCACCTGAAGGACACAGGTCCAGCCTGGGCTCCTGCCCTGGCCTCATTGGCCCCACCTCTGCAGGCCGGGCCGGAGGCTCACAGAGTCTGCTGGCCAGAGGGCAGCCCTCCCTGACCCTGAAACAGAACAGGCAAGGCAGCTGGAAGCCTGGGTTCCTCACCCACTCTCTCCCCAGTTTAGCATTGCCACTTTGTGGGGGTGGTGGCCCTGAGCCTCTTCCTGGGcagagtggggaggaaggggcCCCAGGGTAGGGGCGGCCTACCTGCCTGAGATCCACTAGCAGCCTCAGGGCCTCCTTTCTCTATCAGGGAATACTTGGGGTGAACCCTCAGCCTCTGGGGACCACTCTTCCCCCACCAGCCCACTGCAAGCTCTTCCCAGTCAGGGGGGCTGGGAGAAAGCACCCCGAGAGTGGTCTAGGAGCGGGGCACTCCCTGTCCgccagggctgggggctgtgCTGGCCCACCTGAGGGATACCGGGGAGGGAAGGATAGGGGCGCCAGGGCCTGCAGCTGGGGCCAGCCGGGAGctaaccccctccccacccctggttctcaccaccccccagccctgcagctccCACTGGCCAACGATGGGGGCAGCCGCTCACCGTCCTCCGAGAGCTCCCCACAGCACCCCACGccccccgcccggccccgccACATGCTGGGGCTGCCTTCAACCTTGTTCACACCCCGCAGCATGGAGAGGTGAGCCGCCTGGGGGATGGTCAGGAGGTCAGGGGGCGCAGGGCCAGCCTCAGGGTGGTGCTGGTGAGCTCTGTGGAACCCCCTGCGTGTTGGGGGCTGGGGTCACCTCACGTTGGTCAGGACCCCCCTCCACCGgcacccactccctctcccttCAGCATCGAGATTGaccagaagctgcaggagatcaTGAAACAGACGGGCTACCTGACCATCGGGGGCCAGGTAACCTAACGCACTTCCCTTGGCGGCCCCAGGGAGGGCGGGCGGGACACAGCTGGGAGATGTGGGCCGGGGGTGAGGTCAGAGGCCCGCTGGATCCCCAGCCCTGACTCTCCTTGCCAGCGCTACCAGGCGGAGATCAATGACCTGGAGAACCTGGGGGAGATGGGCAGCGGCACTTGCGGCCAGGTGTGGAAGATGCGCTTCCGGAAGACGGGGCACGTCATCGCTGTCAAGGTGAGCCCACCCCGCCCTGCCCATGGGAGCGCAACCCCCTCCATGTCCCATGGCGGCCCTGTGCCCCAGGCTCAGCACTGAGCCCTCGGCTGTCCCATGCAGCAAATGCGGCGCTCGGGGAATAAGGAGGAGAACAAGAGGATCCTCATGGATTTGGACGTGGTGCTCAAGAGCCACGACTGCCCCTACATTGTGCAGTGCTTCGGGACTTTCATCACCAACGTGAGATGAGGGCTTCCCCCAatcctcccatctcctcccccgGGCCCTGAGCCTGTCGGGTGGGCAGAGGGGTACAGCCACTGCTGTCCCTGCAGACGGACGTCTTCATCGCCATGGAGCTCATGGGCACGTGCGCGGAGAAGCTCAAGAAGCGGATGCAGGGCCCCATCCCCGAGCGGATCCTGGGCAAGATGACGGTGGCAGTGAGTGGCCTGGAGGGCGCAGGTGGGCAGGCAGGTGCCCCCCAGCCTCGGCCTCCACGTCACCGATCGGTGTCCTCCGCTGCCCACACTGCAGATTGTGAAGGCGCTCTACTACCTGAAGGAGAAGCATGGCGTGATCCACCGTGACGTCAAGCCCTCCAACATCCTGCTGGACGAGCGGGGCCAGATCAAGCTCTGTGACTTCGGCATCAGCGGCCGCCTGGTCGACTCCAAAGCCAAAACGCGGAGTGCGGGCTGTGCCGCCTACATGGCAGTAAGTAGGGGGCCCGGGGGTGCCGGCGGGAGGGGTGGTGCACCCACCCCGGCCCCAGGGCTCGTCCAtcaccctctcccacctcccaccggCAGCCTGAGCGCATCGACCCCCCGGATCCCACCAAGCCCGACTACGACATCCGGGCCGATGTGTGGAGCCTGGGCATCTCCTTGGTGAGTTGGGGCCCCGGCTTTTGGAGGCTGGGTTTTCTCGGGGCCCGGAGGCAGGCAGTGGCAGCAGAAAGGGCAGGGCCCTGTCCTCCCTGGCCGGCCCAGCCCTGCCCGTTTCTCTCCCAGGTGGAGCTGGCGACAGGACAGTTCCCCTACAAGAACTGCAAGACAGACTTTGAGGTCCTCACCAAAGTCCTCCAAGAGGAGCCCCCGCTCCTGCCCGGACACATGGGCTTCTCGGGGGACTTCCAGTCCTTCGTCAAAGACTGGTGagcacccccagccctgccctccagtCTGGAAGGCAGGGCGAGGTCAGATGTGACCCTGAGCTTAGGCCACTGGGGTGGGGCAAAGGGCCCCttgggatgggggttgggggctgCAGACTGGAGCCAGAGCCCAAGCCCTAGGGGCTAAGAGTTGCGTCCAAACTCAGCCACAGGGAACCCCTAGCCCTGGGGTATTTGGCAAGGTGGTCCTTGGCCTTCACCAGGGAACTGTGAATGAGCACAGGTGTCCCAGGACTGAGAGCTCAGAGGGTCCCACACCATTGAGCAGGGTGTCCACACAGGAGCTTTCTGGGTGGGAGTGGGTAGGAAGCCCACCCATCTACCTATCCCCCCACCTACCTACTTCTCCCGTGGGCGTCTCACTGTGTGTGTCAGGGTTTTGTCAGAGATAAGGGGCCTGAGTGCAACCCTGGCCTCTCTGTCAGCACAAGGCTTGGGGGAGCGAGGAAATGGGCTCCGGCCTGCAGATCCAGCAGCCCTGATTCAGTGGGGTGGGCAGCCAGGCCCCTCCTCCCGGCtctcatttctctcctttctctgtctctctttagcCTTACTAAAGATCACAGGAAGAGACCAAAGTATAATAAGCTACTTGTGAGTACCCAggacccctcccagcccccatccGAAAACCCCTGCCCCACTGGAGGCCAGGCGGCCAGGGAACAGACACCCTGGTCCTGAGCCCCACCCGCTTGGGCCCCCAGGAACACAGCTTCATCAAGCGCTACGAGACGCTGGAGGTGGATGTGGCGTCCTGGTTCAAGGATGTCATGGCGAAGACCGAGTCACCGAGGACAAGCGGGGTCCTGAGCCAGCACCACCTGCCCTTCTTCAGGTAGCCGCACGGTGGCGGCCGGCCCGCTGGGGGACGCGGCCTCAGGCCCCCCCTTCCCTGCACAGTCCCCCAGCTGCCCACCAGGGGAGCCTTGGGACCCGGATGGCCAACGAGGGCTGAGGACAGATAGTAGGGGGCGCCGACCCACCCCCGACTCCCTGCCCACCAGCCGTGGACAGATGGGCCTGCCAGGCCCCAGCCCTTTCCCGTCCTGGGATCAGCCGGCCGTACACGTCCCCCGACAGACACTGTGAACGGAAGACAGCAGGCCGCGAGCAGTCTCGCTATTTATTCAGTTGTAACCTCTGGGCTGGGGCGGCCCCCAGGGGTCGGGAGAGAGCCGCCATTCCCTGCACCCTCCCACACCGCGCTGTCCCCACCGCCCCCTCCATGCACACATGCACCCTGGCTCCATCTCCCTCTCTGCCACTTCCCTCTCTACCTCTCTGGCTTTCcccgtctccctccccacctctgcctctcTCCTGGCCCAGGCCCTGCCACCCCTGGCGGGGACCCCTGGGTCCACTTAGGTCTCTGGCCAGTGATGAGCCAGTTGGCGGGCGCCCTTCCCCCGGCAGGCGGGCTGGACATTGTGACTGCAGCCGGACCCGggctggtctctctctctctctttgatcTCAGGGGGTCCTTTTTGgagtttattgtattttattgtaCTTGGTGGggtgtttgggggtggggggaggagaagaGCTTGTTCTCATGGGCTTTGTTGGTACCTTCAGAAACTTTTACCAAAGTCGTGTTTAGCTGCTTGTGGCGGCAGCCCCCCGAACCGCTGTGGGTActggggggctgggctgggggctgagccGTGGGGGCTCATGCTACCACCCGGGAGAGACTAGTCCCAAAGGtgggctctgggggtggggggttgctcCTCCCTCAGGGCTGGAGACTGGCCAAGTTTGCAGGGGTGAGCGGAGGACCTCAGGGGGTATGGAGGAAGCCCAAGGGGCCGTGGCCACACAGGGTGGCCTTCAGGGACAGTAGGCGCGGGGCGTGGTGGAAGGCAGCCGGCGCTGGTGTGGCAGGGAGGTGGCGGAGGGAACGGGTGACAGGAGGGGGTCCATGGGGCCCCGGGAGGCAGGGATGAGGGTGCACAGATTGGATGTGGGGGTTCGAGGATGTGTTGACAGGGACAGAGGTGGGAGCAGGCCAAGGGCTGGGCGTGTGCAGGCAGTCACGCCCTCGTAGTGGCCCACGAGTGCCCCTCGACTCACCCGGAGCTGGCCAGTCCCCAGCCCACCCTGAGGCCCTGGCGTCCATGGGGCCCTGGGCAGCAAGCAGCCAGAGCAAGAGGGACTGTGTTTCCTTGTTGGTGGTGATGCATGCGAATCAAGTGGACAGTAGAACAAAATAAcgttaacaggaaaaaaaaaaaaaaggaaaaaacaaaaccccagaaaaaccaCAAAAATCAACCAACACCAAAGGTGAGGAACCTCGCTGGATGTAGCTGAAGCAATCTAGACTAGGCATCACTGTACCTCCATTTATCTCACCGAATCTAGTTACTACTAGGATAGTCACAAAACGCCGCATGTTTAAAAAGTACTCAAAGTCATCTTTGTCCCCTGCCCCAGGGGGTGGCCACCTTTTCTTGCTCCTGTCCCCTTTgtgaggggaggggggcagggtgtGGGGCCAGTAGGCATGGCCTCCGCCCTCCCTTGCCAGGGGCCTTTCTGGGTAGCCAGGAAGGTTGCGTGGCCAGCCCGAGGGCCCGCACAGGCCTGAGGCCAGCTGCCTgggtttaacttttatttaactttattttctgttttgtgtgtgagTGTCCACCTGTGTCCCCCTTCCCCTTCAGTGTTAAATGGgagcctctccttcccctcttcctctcccatgtctcccttcccccgccccccagtCACCAGCCACCAGCCACCCCCTCTCAACCAGGCAGAGGGCAGAGTGGGCAGCCAGGGGCCTGGGGCGGCCTGGCCTAGCCCATCGGCCCACCACCGCTCCTCAGGCCGCCAGTATTGCCCCAtccctttttaaaacaaaatgcccTCGTTTGTAAATCCTTAGACGCTTGAGAATAAAACCCCTCCCTTTTCTTCCACTGAGTCTGTGGCGTGTGTCCTGAGCCTGGCAGCAAGGTGGGAAAAGGGGAAGGGATCCTGAGGCCTGACCTTGGAAGTGGGCTGGGGGCCATCTAAGTGGAGGAGGCCTATGCAGtgaggggaggcagggctgggggccagAGGGGTAGTTTGTAGTGACTTGCTGCATATTTAATGTCCAGTGTGTGGGACCTCCCCCTAATCTGATAGCCACAGGTCCGGTGGGAGAGCCCTTAATCCCTGGCAGGCCTTGGGCGCCAGCTCCGATGTCGACCCAACAGTCTGCCGCCCCCGCTCCTTGCCTCCGGAAGTGGCCACCCAGCCAAGGACAGGGCCGCCTGCCCACCTCCTGGGTGTGGGTGCTGCCTGGCTGGTGCCTCTGCCACCAGCCCTGTACGCTGTCACCTCAGCCAGGCCAGCATGCTGAGCACCGTGCTCCTGCTGCTGGCCCTGCTCTCAGGGACCACCGCCTTGCCCAGCGAGCCAGCTGGTATGTACAGGCAAGGGGACATGGCCCAGCACACCCCCATTCCTGTGCTGCCCTATCTCAAGCAGCCTCTCATCTACCCTGCCTGGGGGAATGGGAGTGGGAGGGTGGAAGGTGgggtctccccaccccccattccAGGTTGTCTTGGATCCCCAACTTCAAAGTCCCCAGCAGCCATGGTGAGGCCAAGGGCTGTGGGAGGGGAGTGGTCTGTACAAATGATCTTAGGAACGGTGCGCGTTTAGATACCATCCTTTGAGAACACAGTTGAGTGCCTCCTGAAGGCAGATGGGGGTAGCAGGGTGATCACACACCCCAGTAGGGGCTCCCCGGTGCCtatttcctttgctgctgctgccctcAGTCCAGAAGTGAGGAACCAGACATGGGGAAAAGCCCCAGACCCTGGTGGCCAGGCTAGGCTTCCATGGTGCCGAAACGGCTGGAGGAAGACCACCTTGCTGTTCTCCCCAACTCGTAGAAAGGAAAGGGTGGGGTCAGCATCGTCCCCCTTAGACAGCCCTGCTATGACCCCAAAGCAGTCCCTGgtcctgggtgggtgggggtaggggaggaCCTTTGCGCTCACCCAGACCATCCACTGCCAGGCGCCCTTCAGCTCCCCTTCCCCGCCAGGGATCCTTTGCCCACTGCAGGTGAAGAAGACGGGGTCTGGGAAAAGGGGTGCCTCCCCAGGAAGGTGCAGCTTTGCGTCCAGGCTCAGGGGCTGGGCTGGAACGCCCTGGGGGTCTCCAGGGGGTACATCACGGCAGCTTTATGGCTGAAGGCATGAGGCACAGAGCCGAGCGCAGGTGAATCCTCCACAACCGCATCCGTCTTCCAAAGAAGGCAGGGGAGGCGGGGAGGTTGGCTGGGGGAACCAAGAGACAGCGCGTCCTCCCTGTCCTGTGCCGCCCTTTCTCCCCGCCAGAGCCCCCGTTCCCTGCGGCGCCCGGGCCCTGGCTGCGCCGACCCCTTTTCACTCTGGAGCTGTCAGACGCGGAGGACGCCTTCCCGCGCCGTGCGGGGCCGCTCGAGGTCCCAGGGGACAGCCGCGTGTTTGTGCAGGTAGACGCGGGACGCACGGAGGCCGGGTGAGGGCCGGTGAGGGCTGCCGATCCTGACGGCGACCCCGCCCCCCAGGCGGCCCTGGCCCGTCCCTCCCCACGCTGGGGCCTGGCCCTGCACGGCTGCTCCGTAACACCTTCCTCGCGCCCGGCCCTGGGCCCCGCCCTGGCGCTGCTGCGCGGGGGCTGCTCCGCCGACTCCTCGGTCACCTTCCCGCCACCGCGGCCGCTCCTCGGTGCCGCCCGTCCTGCGCGTTTCAGCTTCCGCCTGCGCCCGGTCTTCAACGCCTCTGTGCAGTTCCTGCACTGCCAACTGAgtcgctgccgccgccgccgcctccgccaAGCCCGCTGGACGCCTGCGCCTTTGACGCTGCCTCCACTGTCCCCGGTGCGCGGGCGCAGGAGCGCAGGACCGGGAACGTGGGCTCCCGGGCCCATCAGGGGTCGGGCGAGTGCCTCTGACATCCGAGGGAGAAACTCCTTAGGGTTTGGGCATCTGGGCGCTTTTGGACCTGGGGGCGGTGGTATCTCGAAACTGGGAGTAGGTACTGGGTCTcaggcaggggttgggggcagagaCTTCCGAAGGGGCCAGATTTCCAGGGTTCTAGTGATGCGATCCCTGGTTGCAACAGAGTGCTAGACACTTAGATCTGCCTGCGGCCCAGTCCATGGAGTCCGGCCCCTGACATTCCCGTCTCTTGTGCCCCCTCTCCTTGCAGTGTCTGCCTCAGGATGAGGCGTGCGCAGGCGCCGGCAGTGGCAGCGATGAGAGCCTGGGTGCTGACAGCCCCCACCTGCACACATTGACGCAGCCCATCGTGGTGACCGTGCCACGGCTGCCCCCCAGTGAGCGGGGAGATCTCTGGGGTCCagaagaggggtggggaggacatCTGAGGCCTGATTCCAGTCTTAGCGTTGTACTTCTCACAGGGCTACCCAAGGGCTTCCCCGGCAGAGCTGTGCGCCCCGAGTCTCCCGCGCCGGCGCCGGAGGCCCTGGAGCCCGCGCCGGTGGTAGCGCTAGTGTTGGCCGCTTTCGCGCTGGGCGCCGCTGTGGCCGCCGGCCTCAGCCTCGTGTGCGCGCACTCAGGTACCAATCTCCACCCTCCGGGATCTCCGCCTGGCCCCCAGTCTATTCCAGCGCGTCGGCCTGCTTAGCCCTGAACATCCCTAGACCGGCCTCCGCTACGCCCGCAGCAGCCTCCAGGGGTCGCCCTAGCTCCGGCCCTGCGCACCGCAGCCCCTATTTCTCAGCTTCCTCTCTTCTCCAGCGCCCCAACTCCCCGGTCAGCCCCCGAGAGCCTCGCCCAGCGGCCGCCCGCCCAGGAGGCCCCAGTGAGGCAGGTAAGTGTTGGGGCGCAGGAAGGAGGGGGAGTGTAACGTGGGGCCGGTTAGCAcagatggaggagggaggggatgatAATGATCTTCATAGCCCGTTCTTTCTGCCAGGCGGAGTTCCAAATGATTAACGCATATTAATCCTTGTAACAACTTTCTACTATTATCTccatattaaaaggaaaatgaggCACTCTCTGAAATGGACTTGCTAAAGGTCACAAAAATTTAGTGGAACTGGGATTCGAACTCAGGTAGTGGGTGACCCGTAGCCGACTGCGGCTTTAGTGTCATAAGAAAGGTTCTCAACACCTCACACAGGCAGTAGGCAAAGAGAATTCGGGTTTCAGACTTAGCATCCTCTCTCACCCAGCCATGATGGGGCGGCCGGCGATGGGTTGAGAAGAGGGTGACCAGCCTTAGTGTCCTCTCCCCACTCAGCCTGAGTCGCCTCTTTCCAGAGATGGCGCGCCCCCAGCAGGGTCCAAAGACAAACCAGCCACGGCCTCGTATCAGGCCCGCCTCGGGGGACTACGTTACTCGTTGAGACTACGATCGCTGCGCCCCGCCCTCCTTGCttctcccaccctcccacctggGCCCAAAATAAACCTCTGGTCTGGACTGCGGCTTTCTGAAGTCCGCGCGTGCGCGTGTGCGTGGAGCGGGGGTGGGGATTCCGGGCAGGAAGAGGTTCAGATTGGAGGGGTGGGGCTTTGAGGCGGGGCTTTGAGGCCCTTATACACGTGTGCAGATACCGCCCACGGGCATTTTATCCCTAACAAAAGGGAACACCCAATCCCACCAGCTTAAATAGCCTCGTCTCCTCCTCCAAACCTGCCAGCTCA is drawn from Bos mutus isolate GX-2022 chromosome 7, NWIPB_WYAK_1.1, whole genome shotgun sequence and contains these coding sequences:
- the MAP2K7 gene encoding dual specificity mitogen-activated protein kinase kinase 7 isoform X2; translated protein: MAASSLEQKLSRLEAKLKQENREARRRIDLNLDISPQRPRPTLQLPLANDGGSRSPSSESSPQHPTPPARPRHMLGLPSTLFTPRSMESIEIDQKLQEIMKQTGYLTIGGQRYQAEINDLENLGEMGSGTCGQVWKMRFRKTGHVIAVKQMRRSGNKEENKRILMDLDVVLKSHDCPYIVQCFGTFITNTDVFIAMELMGTCAEKLKKRMQGPIPERILGKMTVAIVKALYYLKEKHGVIHRDVKPSNILLDERGQIKLCDFGISGRLVDSKAKTRSAGCAAYMAPERIDPPDPTKPDYDIRADVWSLGISLVELATGQFPYKNCKTDFEVLTKVLQEEPPLLPGHMGFSGDFQSFVKDCLTKDHRKRPKYNKLLEHSFIKRYETLEVDVASWFKDVMAKTESPRTSGVLSQHHLPFFR
- the MAP2K7 gene encoding dual specificity mitogen-activated protein kinase kinase 7 isoform X1, whose product is MAASSLEQKLSRLEAKLKQENREARRRIDLNLDISPQRPRPIIVITLSPAPAPSQRAALQLPLANDGGSRSPSSESSPQHPTPPARPRHMLGLPSTLFTPRSMESIEIDQKLQEIMKQTGYLTIGGQRYQAEINDLENLGEMGSGTCGQVWKMRFRKTGHVIAVKQMRRSGNKEENKRILMDLDVVLKSHDCPYIVQCFGTFITNTDVFIAMELMGTCAEKLKKRMQGPIPERILGKMTVAIVKALYYLKEKHGVIHRDVKPSNILLDERGQIKLCDFGISGRLVDSKAKTRSAGCAAYMAPERIDPPDPTKPDYDIRADVWSLGISLVELATGQFPYKNCKTDFEVLTKVLQEEPPLLPGHMGFSGDFQSFVKDCLTKDHRKRPKYNKLLEHSFIKRYETLEVDVASWFKDVMAKTESPRTSGVLSQHHLPFFR
- the TGFBR3L gene encoding transforming growth factor-beta receptor type 3-like protein is translated as MLSTVLLLLALLSGTTALPSEPAEPPFPAAPGPWLRRPLFTLELSDAEDAFPRRAGPLEVPGDSRVFVQAALARPSPRWGLALHGCSVTPSSRPALGPALALLRGGCSADSSVTFPPPRPLLGAARPARFSFRLRPVFNASVQFLHCQLSRCRRRRLRQARWTPAPLTLPPLSPCLPQDEACAGAGSGSDESLGADSPHLHTLTQPIVVTVPRLPPRLPKGFPGRAVRPESPAPAPEALEPAPVVALVLAAFALGAAVAAGLSLVCAHSAPQLPGQPPRASPSGRPPRRPQ